The following proteins are co-located in the Hydrogenophaga sp. RAC07 genome:
- a CDS encoding patatin-like phospholipase family protein translates to MTTPRAAHPVPSSLPASRPAKSRSGKATGPRIALALAGGGPLGAIYEIGALCALADSLNGLDLNRCDHYVGVSAGGFIAAGLANGITPRELCEAFIEDRSGRDNFDPAWLLKPAWGELASRLQRVPGLLGSALWAWGVQGKTFTNAFERLGAALPTGVLDNEGIHHQIERLFSRPGRTNDFRQLRARLTLVATQLDTGEAAPFGKAGWDHVPISRAIQASAALPGLFPPVEIDGEHYVDGALKKTLHATVALDEGVGLLLCLNPLVPFRAHAVGEHADHIPALVDGGFPAVMSQTFRSMIHSRLELGMKNYERLYPGSDIVLIEPDQRDAKLFTANTFSYRQRRELAEHAFQQTRKMLRERQPELAPKLARHGVTLNLASLRSPDLRLVNEPSVPAQTALGRQLHATLDDLQRHLGTPALGR, encoded by the coding sequence ATGACGACTCCGCGCGCAGCCCATCCCGTGCCATCTTCCTTGCCTGCTTCAAGGCCAGCGAAAAGCCGTTCGGGCAAGGCAACGGGTCCCCGTATCGCACTGGCACTGGCCGGTGGTGGACCGCTCGGTGCGATCTACGAAATCGGTGCGCTCTGCGCACTGGCCGACAGCCTGAATGGCCTCGACCTCAACCGCTGCGATCACTACGTCGGTGTGTCCGCGGGTGGCTTCATTGCCGCCGGTCTGGCCAACGGCATCACGCCCCGTGAACTCTGCGAGGCTTTCATTGAAGACCGCAGTGGTCGGGACAACTTCGATCCGGCGTGGCTGCTCAAACCCGCCTGGGGCGAACTGGCCAGTCGGCTGCAACGTGTGCCCGGCCTCCTGGGCAGCGCGCTGTGGGCCTGGGGCGTGCAGGGCAAGACCTTCACCAACGCCTTCGAGCGTCTGGGTGCGGCCCTGCCCACGGGCGTGCTGGACAACGAGGGCATCCACCACCAGATCGAGCGGCTCTTCAGCCGGCCCGGACGCACCAACGACTTTCGCCAGCTGCGCGCCCGCCTGACGCTGGTGGCCACGCAGCTCGACACCGGCGAGGCCGCACCGTTCGGCAAGGCCGGGTGGGACCATGTGCCCATCTCGCGCGCGATCCAGGCCAGCGCGGCCTTGCCGGGGCTGTTTCCACCGGTGGAGATCGATGGTGAGCACTACGTGGATGGCGCGCTCAAGAAGACCTTGCACGCCACCGTGGCGCTCGACGAGGGCGTCGGCCTGTTGTTGTGCCTGAACCCGCTGGTGCCGTTCCGGGCGCACGCGGTGGGTGAACACGCCGATCACATCCCTGCACTGGTCGACGGTGGTTTCCCGGCGGTGATGAGCCAGACCTTCCGCTCCATGATCCATTCCAGGCTGGAGCTGGGCATGAAGAACTACGAGCGTCTCTACCCGGGCAGCGACATCGTGCTGATCGAGCCCGACCAACGCGACGCCAAGCTGTTCACGGCGAACACCTTCAGCTACCGCCAGCGGCGCGAGCTCGCCGAACATGCGTTCCAGCAGACGCGCAAGATGCTGCGCGAGCGCCAGCCCGAGCTCGCGCCCAAGCTGGCGCGCCACGGCGTGACGCTGAACCTGGCTTCGCTGCGCAGCCCCGACCTGCGCCTGGTGAACGAGCCGTCGGTGCCCGCTCAAACCGCGTTGGGTCGCCAGCTGCACGCCACCCTGGACGACCTGCAGCGCCACCTCGGCACACCGGCCCTGGGCCGCTGA
- a CDS encoding TetR/AcrR family transcriptional regulator, with protein sequence MAKKAPRRTAERILEVTLELFNRFGEPNVSTTLISAELGISPGNLYYHYPAKDELINSLFERYEKALGELLGASEGVRNVEDAWFFLHSLFEIIWEYRFLYRDLNDLLSKNRMLETHFQTVLKDKTRAIRNLLAALSSHSAVTMDAREMEPTADSMVVVLTYWLSFEYVRDPRHALEPDNAQQALMRGAYHVLNLLAPYLESSQRQHLIHLTAAYSPSA encoded by the coding sequence ATGGCGAAAAAAGCCCCGCGCCGCACCGCCGAGCGCATCCTTGAGGTCACGCTCGAGCTGTTCAACCGTTTCGGCGAGCCCAACGTGTCCACGACACTGATCTCGGCCGAGCTGGGCATCAGCCCGGGCAACCTGTACTACCACTACCCGGCCAAGGACGAGCTGATCAACTCGCTGTTCGAGCGTTATGAAAAGGCGCTGGGGGAGTTGCTGGGTGCCAGCGAAGGTGTGCGCAATGTGGAAGACGCCTGGTTCTTCCTGCACTCGCTGTTCGAGATCATCTGGGAATACCGGTTTCTCTACCGCGACCTCAACGACCTGCTCTCGAAGAACCGCATGCTGGAAACCCATTTCCAGACCGTGCTGAAAGACAAGACGCGCGCCATCCGCAACCTGCTCGCTGCCCTCAGCAGCCACAGTGCGGTGACGATGGACGCGCGCGAAATGGAGCCCACCGCCGACAGCATGGTGGTGGTGCTCACCTACTGGCTGAGCTTCGAGTACGTGCGCGATCCGCGCCACGCGCTGGAGCCCGACAACGCCCAACAGGCCCTGATGCGTGGCGCCTACCATGTGCTCAACCTGCTGGCGCCCTACCTGGAGAGCTCGCAGCGGCAGCACCTGATCCATCTCACAGCGGCCTACAGCCCCAGCGCCTGA
- a CDS encoding SDR family oxidoreductase, whose product MHYFVTGATGFIGKRLVGKLLQRKGAVVHFLIRQESEGKVAGLREYWGVGAARAVPVFGDLTSKKLGVSADETKALKGQIDHFYHLAAVYDLEADAESQIAVNVDGTRNTVEFAKAIGAGHFHHVSSIAAAGLYEGVFREDMFDEAEGLDHPYFMTKHESEKIVRQECKVPWSVYRPAAVVGDSQTGEMDKIDGPYYFFKLIQRLRQILPPWMPSVGLEGGRINIVPVDFVVDALDHISHLKRSSGACFHLVDPMGYRVGDVLDILSKAAHAPKMNLFINAALMGFIPKSVKKGLMALAPVRRVYKAIMQDLGLPEEMMTFVNYPTRFDCRETLAALKGSGIACPNFKDYAWRLWDYWERHLDPDLHIDRSLKGTVAGKVVLVTGGSSGIGLAAAHKFAEAGAVTIICGRDQDKLDEACKEAKDKGYGFIAYPADIADMADADRFVQLLVANHGGVDFLINNAGRSIRRAIEGSYDRFHDFERTMQLNYFGCLRVTMGLLPGMVAKRKGHVVNISSIGVLTNAPRFSAYVASKAALDAWTRCASSEFADQGISFTTINMPLVRTPMIAPTQIYKNVPTLSPEEAADMIAQACIFKPVRIATRLGITGQVMHAMVPRVAQIVMNTSFRMFPDSSAAKGDKGGKSQLSAEAVAMQQMMRGIHF is encoded by the coding sequence ATGCATTACTTCGTCACCGGTGCCACCGGCTTCATCGGCAAGCGCCTGGTGGGCAAGCTGCTCCAGCGCAAAGGTGCGGTGGTGCACTTCCTCATCCGCCAGGAAAGCGAAGGCAAGGTGGCGGGGCTGCGCGAGTACTGGGGCGTGGGTGCGGCGCGTGCAGTGCCGGTGTTTGGCGACCTCACATCGAAGAAGCTGGGGGTCTCGGCCGACGAGACCAAAGCGCTCAAGGGCCAGATCGACCACTTCTACCACCTGGCTGCGGTGTACGACCTGGAGGCCGATGCCGAGAGCCAGATCGCGGTCAACGTGGACGGCACGCGCAACACGGTGGAGTTCGCCAAGGCGATCGGCGCCGGCCACTTCCACCATGTGTCCTCCATCGCTGCGGCCGGTCTCTACGAAGGCGTGTTCCGCGAAGACATGTTCGACGAGGCCGAAGGCCTTGACCACCCTTACTTCATGACCAAGCACGAGAGCGAAAAGATCGTGCGCCAGGAATGCAAGGTGCCGTGGAGCGTGTACCGCCCCGCCGCCGTGGTGGGCGACAGCCAGACCGGCGAGATGGACAAGATCGACGGGCCCTACTACTTCTTCAAGCTCATCCAGCGCCTGCGCCAGATCCTGCCGCCGTGGATGCCCAGCGTCGGCCTGGAAGGCGGCCGCATCAACATCGTGCCGGTGGACTTCGTGGTGGACGCGCTCGACCACATCAGCCACCTCAAACGCAGCAGTGGCGCGTGCTTCCACCTGGTGGACCCCATGGGCTACCGCGTCGGCGACGTGCTCGACATCCTGAGCAAGGCGGCCCATGCGCCCAAGATGAACCTGTTCATCAACGCCGCGCTGATGGGCTTCATTCCCAAGAGCGTGAAGAAGGGATTGATGGCGCTGGCACCGGTGCGCCGCGTCTACAAGGCCATCATGCAGGACCTCGGGCTGCCCGAGGAGATGATGACCTTCGTCAACTACCCGACGCGCTTCGACTGCCGCGAGACGCTGGCCGCGCTCAAGGGCAGCGGCATTGCGTGCCCCAACTTCAAGGACTACGCCTGGCGCCTGTGGGACTACTGGGAACGCCACCTCGACCCCGATCTGCACATCGACCGCAGCCTCAAGGGCACCGTGGCGGGCAAGGTGGTGCTGGTCACCGGCGGCAGCTCGGGCATTGGTCTGGCCGCGGCGCACAAGTTCGCCGAGGCAGGTGCGGTGACGATCATCTGCGGGCGCGACCAGGACAAGCTTGATGAAGCCTGCAAGGAGGCGAAAGACAAGGGGTACGGGTTCATCGCCTACCCGGCCGACATCGCCGACATGGCGGACGCCGACCGCTTCGTGCAGCTGCTGGTGGCCAACCACGGTGGCGTGGACTTCCTCATCAACAACGCCGGCCGCTCGATCCGCCGCGCCATCGAAGGCAGCTACGACCGCTTCCACGACTTCGAGCGCACCATGCAGCTCAACTACTTCGGTTGCCTGCGCGTGACCATGGGCCTGCTGCCCGGCATGGTGGCCAAACGCAAGGGCCATGTGGTCAACATCAGCTCCATCGGCGTGCTGACCAACGCACCGCGCTTCTCCGCCTACGTGGCCAGCAAGGCTGCGCTGGACGCGTGGACGCGCTGCGCTTCCAGCGAGTTCGCCGACCAGGGCATCAGCTTCACCACCATCAACATGCCGCTGGTTCGCACGCCCATGATCGCGCCGACCCAGATCTACAAGAACGTGCCGACGCTCTCACCCGAGGAAGCGGCCGACATGATCGCGCAGGCCTGCATCTTCAAGCCGGTTCGGATCGCGACGCGCCTGGGCATCACCGGCCAGGTGATGCACGCCATGGTGCCGCGGGTGGCGCAGATCGTGATGAACACGAGCTTTCGCATGTTCCCGGATTCGTCGGCGGCGAAGGGGGACAAGGGAGGGAAGTCGCAGTTGTCGGCTGAGGCGGTGGCCATGCAGCAGATGATGCGGGGGATTCACTTCTGA
- the pyrC gene encoding dihydroorotase, with translation MNSPFDTLTITRPDDWHLHVRDGDALRTVVPHTAAQFGRAIIMPNLKPPVTTAAQAVAYRDRILAAVPEGMSFEPLMTLYLTDNLPADEIARAKDAGVVAAKLYPAGATTNSDAGVTDIRKTHKTLEAMQRAGMLLLVHGEVTSPDIDLFDREAVFIDQQMIPLRRDFPELKVVFEHITTKEAAQYVADASPFTAATLTAHHLLYNRNAIFTGGIRPHYYCLPVLKRETHRQALLAAATGGNHRFFLGTDSAPHPAHLKEHATGCAGCYTAHAAIEMYAEAFDSVGALDKLEAFASFNGPAFYGLPRNSGSVTLKRENWTSPESFRFGEADLKPLRGGEVLPWRLQA, from the coding sequence ATGAACAGCCCCTTCGACACCCTCACGATCACACGACCCGACGACTGGCACCTGCACGTGCGCGATGGCGACGCCCTGCGCACCGTGGTGCCGCACACCGCCGCCCAGTTCGGCCGCGCGATCATCATGCCCAACCTCAAGCCGCCGGTGACCACCGCGGCGCAGGCCGTGGCCTACCGCGACCGCATCCTCGCCGCCGTGCCCGAAGGCATGAGTTTCGAGCCGCTGATGACGCTCTACCTCACCGACAACCTGCCCGCCGACGAGATCGCGCGCGCCAAGGATGCCGGTGTGGTGGCGGCCAAGCTCTACCCGGCAGGCGCCACCACCAACAGCGACGCGGGCGTGACCGACATCCGCAAGACCCACAAGACGCTGGAAGCCATGCAGCGCGCCGGCATGCTGCTGCTGGTGCACGGCGAGGTGACTTCGCCCGACATCGACCTGTTCGATCGCGAGGCGGTGTTCATCGACCAGCAGATGATTCCGCTGCGCCGCGACTTCCCCGAACTCAAGGTGGTGTTCGAACACATCACCACGAAAGAAGCCGCGCAGTACGTGGCCGACGCCAGCCCCTTCACCGCCGCCACGCTCACCGCGCACCACCTGCTCTACAACCGCAACGCGATCTTCACGGGCGGCATCCGCCCGCACTACTACTGCCTGCCGGTGCTCAAGCGCGAAACCCATCGCCAGGCCTTGCTGGCCGCCGCCACCGGCGGCAACCATCGCTTCTTCCTCGGCACCGACAGCGCGCCACACCCGGCGCACCTGAAAGAACACGCCACCGGCTGCGCCGGCTGCTACACCGCGCACGCCGCCATCGAGATGTACGCCGAGGCCTTTGATTCGGTCGGCGCGCTCGACAAACTTGAAGCCTTTGCCAGCTTCAACGGTCCGGCGTTCTATGGCCTGCCGCGCAACAGCGGCAGCGTCACCCTCAAGCGCGAAAACTGGACCAGCCCCGAGAGCTTCCGCTTCGGCGAGGCCGATCTCAAGCCGCTGCGCGGTGGGGAAGTGCTGCCCTGGCGCCTGCAGGCCTGA
- a CDS encoding DUF3025 domain-containing protein yields the protein MFPGESPDWCKPWFAPVAANGRAVQVHLNAGHPLPQALSALPACPVRFVPQTDLPAGTAYEQFIFDSGRVPTRENLHDFFNGLCWLRFPQTKQRLNQLQAAEIAAAGVREVRGPVRDALTLFDENAALLQAPEPLWNALIGRDWHRLFVTLRPLWAQARLVLFGHALLEKLVTPYKSITAHVLREPVPMALGDDITAWDAWLAQALSAPVLAAKPFTPLPVLGVPGWWPANEAAGFYVDASVFRAPRQPGEGNAPA from the coding sequence ATGTTTCCTGGCGAATCGCCCGATTGGTGCAAACCCTGGTTCGCGCCGGTCGCTGCCAATGGTCGCGCGGTCCAGGTTCACCTGAACGCCGGCCATCCCCTGCCACAAGCCCTGAGCGCGCTGCCGGCTTGCCCGGTGCGTTTTGTGCCGCAGACCGATCTGCCTGCCGGCACCGCGTACGAACAATTCATCTTCGACAGCGGCCGCGTGCCCACGCGCGAGAACCTGCACGACTTTTTCAACGGCCTGTGCTGGCTGCGCTTCCCGCAAACCAAACAGCGTTTGAACCAACTGCAAGCCGCCGAGATTGCCGCGGCCGGAGTGCGCGAGGTGCGTGGACCGGTGCGCGATGCGCTCACGCTGTTCGACGAAAACGCCGCGCTCCTGCAGGCGCCGGAACCGCTGTGGAACGCACTGATCGGGCGCGACTGGCACCGCCTGTTCGTCACGCTGCGCCCGCTCTGGGCGCAGGCGCGGCTGGTGTTGTTTGGCCATGCGCTGCTGGAAAAACTGGTCACGCCCTACAAGTCGATCACCGCCCACGTGCTGCGCGAGCCCGTTCCCATGGCACTTGGCGACGACATCACCGCATGGGACGCCTGGCTGGCGCAGGCACTGAGCGCACCGGTGCTCGCCGCCAAGCCCTTCACGCCGCTGCCGGTGCTGGGTGTGCCGGGCTGGTGGCCCGCGAACGAGGCCGCCGGGTTCTATGTCGACGCCAGCGTGTTCCGCGCGCCGCGGCAGCCGGGTGAGGGCAACGCACCAGCCTGA
- a CDS encoding phasin family protein, with the protein MVKKIQKNGSDKKASAQAFNSPLSGAIKDSAQQIWLAGLGAFAKAQEEGGKAFESLVKEGLSIQRKTQAVAEERISEATNKVSSMATDISSKASGQWDKLESIFEERVAKALNKLGVPSARDVDALIKRIDALNQHVQQLAGKAPAKTAVRKATPAKKAAAKPVAKKAAAKPAARKTTRKAATA; encoded by the coding sequence ATGGTCAAGAAGATCCAGAAAAACGGCAGCGACAAGAAGGCGTCCGCCCAGGCGTTCAACTCCCCGCTGTCCGGTGCCATCAAGGACTCGGCCCAGCAGATCTGGCTGGCCGGCCTCGGCGCTTTTGCCAAAGCACAGGAAGAGGGCGGCAAGGCCTTCGAGTCCCTGGTCAAGGAAGGTCTGTCGATCCAGCGCAAGACCCAGGCGGTGGCCGAAGAGCGCATTTCGGAAGCCACCAACAAGGTCAGCAGCATGGCGACCGACATTTCCTCCAAGGCGTCGGGCCAGTGGGACAAGCTCGAGTCGATCTTTGAAGAGCGCGTGGCCAAGGCCCTGAACAAGCTGGGTGTGCCCTCGGCCCGCGACGTGGATGCGCTGATCAAGCGCATCGACGCACTCAACCAGCACGTGCAGCAACTCGCCGGCAAGGCCCCGGCCAAGACCGCAGTGCGCAAGGCCACCCCCGCGAAAAAGGCGGCTGCCAAGCCTGTCGCGAAGAAGGCTGCTGCAAAACCCGCCGCCCGCAAAACCACCCGCAAGGCCGCCACGGCGTGA
- a CDS encoding LysR substrate-binding domain-containing protein, with amino-acid sequence METKWLEDFVSLAETRSFSRSAQLRHVTQPAFSRRIQSLEAWAGTDLVDRSSYPTRLTPAGQTLYDQALEMLHALQSTRAMLRAHTAAAQDVIEFAVPHTLAFTFFPSWLSGLRDTCGPIKSRLIALNVHDAVLRLVEGSCDLLIAYHHESQPIQLDANRYEMLPLGRELLAPYVKPSATGAPSFLLPGLAGQPQPYLAYAPGAYLGRAVDQMLKQSSVPVHLDRIYETDMAEGLKAMALEGHGIAFLPASAVRNEVAARKLVSAGGALETSLDIRIYRERLAARKGKGPVEKFWNDLQHRLGAV; translated from the coding sequence ATGGAAACCAAGTGGCTCGAAGATTTCGTCAGTCTGGCTGAAACCCGGAGCTTCAGCCGCTCCGCGCAGTTGCGCCATGTGACGCAGCCGGCCTTTTCGCGGCGCATCCAGTCGCTGGAAGCCTGGGCCGGTACCGATCTGGTAGACCGGTCTTCGTACCCCACACGGCTCACGCCCGCCGGGCAGACCCTGTACGACCAGGCGCTCGAGATGCTGCACGCCCTGCAAAGCACGCGCGCCATGCTCAGAGCCCACACGGCCGCTGCGCAGGACGTGATCGAGTTCGCCGTGCCGCACACGCTGGCCTTCACGTTTTTCCCCTCCTGGCTCTCGGGGCTGCGAGACACCTGCGGACCGATCAAGAGCCGCCTGATCGCGCTGAACGTGCACGATGCCGTGCTGCGGCTGGTCGAAGGCAGCTGCGACCTGCTGATCGCCTACCACCACGAGTCGCAGCCGATCCAGCTCGACGCCAACCGCTACGAAATGCTGCCGTTGGGCCGCGAGTTGCTGGCTCCGTATGTGAAACCCTCCGCCACCGGTGCACCTTCTTTCCTGCTGCCCGGTCTTGCCGGCCAACCGCAGCCCTACCTGGCCTATGCGCCCGGCGCTTACCTGGGCCGAGCGGTCGACCAGATGCTCAAACAAAGCAGCGTCCCGGTGCACCTGGACCGCATCTACGAGACCGACATGGCTGAAGGGCTCAAGGCGATGGCGCTGGAGGGGCACGGGATTGCGTTCCTGCCCGCCAGTGCCGTGCGCAACGAGGTGGCCGCCCGCAAACTGGTGTCGGCCGGCGGTGCGCTGGAGACGTCGCTGGACATCCGCATCTACCGCGAGCGACTCGCTGCGCGAAAAGGCAAAGGGCCGGTCGAAAAATTCTGGAACGACCTTCAACATCGGCTGGGCGCCGTTTGA
- a CDS encoding amino acid ABC transporter permease, whose product MSWDWQVFCEDTIERQPVQGCFGKGGDITYLDWMLSAWGWTVSVALLALLLALVLGILIGTLRTLPDRPMVVRLGNAWVELFRNIPLLVQIFLWYHVLPSMFNVLQGVPGFVLVVFALGFFTSARIAEQVRSGIQALPRGQRYAGMAMGFTTFQYYRYVLLPMAFRIIIPPLTSETMNIFKNSSVAFAVSVSELTMFAMQAQEETSRGVEVYLAVTGLYIVSAFAINRIMAFIEKRARIPGFVVAGGSGGH is encoded by the coding sequence ATGAGCTGGGATTGGCAGGTGTTCTGCGAAGACACCATCGAGCGGCAGCCGGTGCAGGGCTGCTTTGGCAAGGGGGGCGACATCACCTACCTCGACTGGATGCTGTCGGCCTGGGGCTGGACGGTGTCGGTCGCGCTGCTGGCGTTGCTGCTGGCGCTGGTGCTGGGCATCCTGATCGGCACACTGCGCACGCTGCCCGATCGACCCATGGTGGTGCGGCTGGGCAATGCCTGGGTGGAGCTGTTTCGCAACATCCCTTTGCTGGTGCAGATCTTCCTCTGGTACCACGTTCTGCCCTCGATGTTCAACGTGCTGCAGGGCGTGCCGGGCTTCGTGCTCGTGGTCTTTGCCCTGGGCTTCTTCACCTCGGCGCGCATCGCCGAGCAGGTGCGCTCGGGCATCCAGGCCCTGCCGCGTGGCCAGCGTTATGCCGGCATGGCGATGGGCTTCACCACCTTCCAGTACTACCGCTATGTGCTGCTGCCCATGGCGTTTCGCATCATCATTCCGCCGCTCACCAGCGAGACCATGAACATCTTCAAGAACTCCTCGGTGGCGTTCGCGGTGTCGGTCTCCGAACTCACCATGTTCGCGATGCAGGCGCAGGAAGAGACCTCGCGCGGCGTCGAGGTCTACCTGGCCGTGACCGGCCTCTACATCGTCTCGGCCTTCGCCATCAACCGCATCATGGCCTTCATCGAAAAGCGCGCGCGCATACCGGGCTTTGTCGTGGCCGGTGGATCGGGAGGTCATTGA
- a CDS encoding amino acid ABC transporter ATP-binding protein, translated as MIELKNVSKWYGSVQVLTDCSTNIQKGEVVVVCGPSGSGKSTLIKTINALEPFQKGEITVDGVPVHDPKTDLPKLRSRVGMVFQHFELFPHLSVTENLTIAQIKVLGRNPDEAKTRGLKMLDRVGLSLHKDKFPGQLSGGQQQRVAIARALSMDPIVMLFDEPTSALDPEMVGEVLDVMVGLANEGMTMMCVTHEMGFARKVSNRVIFMDVGGKILEDCSKDDFFGKPEDRQPRTKDFLNKILAH; from the coding sequence ATGATTGAACTCAAGAACGTCTCCAAGTGGTACGGCAGCGTCCAGGTGCTGACCGATTGCTCCACCAACATCCAGAAGGGTGAAGTGGTGGTGGTCTGCGGCCCCTCGGGCTCGGGCAAGTCGACCCTCATCAAGACCATCAACGCGCTCGAGCCCTTCCAGAAGGGCGAGATCACCGTGGATGGCGTGCCGGTGCACGACCCCAAGACCGATCTGCCCAAGCTGCGCAGCCGCGTGGGCATGGTGTTTCAGCACTTCGAGCTGTTCCCGCATCTGTCGGTGACGGAGAACCTCACGATCGCGCAGATCAAGGTGCTGGGCCGCAACCCCGACGAAGCGAAGACGCGTGGTCTCAAGATGCTCGACCGCGTGGGCCTGTCGCTGCACAAGGACAAGTTCCCGGGCCAGCTCTCGGGCGGCCAGCAGCAGCGTGTGGCGATCGCGCGCGCGCTGTCCATGGACCCGATCGTGATGCTGTTCGACGAACCCACGTCGGCGCTCGATCCCGAGATGGTCGGCGAGGTGCTCGACGTGATGGTCGGTCTGGCCAACGAGGGCATGACCATGATGTGCGTGACGCACGAGATGGGCTTTGCGCGCAAGGTCAGCAACCGCGTGATCTTCATGGACGTGGGCGGCAAGATCCTAGAAGACTGCTCCAAGGACGACTTCTTCGGCAAACCCGAAGACCGCCAGCCGCGCACCAAGGACTTCCTCAACAAGATTCTGGCGCACTAG
- a CDS encoding amino acid ABC transporter permease, producing the protein MNLNLDFSFYNWDLITNFVLKGLYFSLMLTIVATIGGIIFGTVLALMRLSGKKWLDTPATIYVNGMRSIPLVMVILWFFLLVPLLIGRPIGAEVSAVITFIAFEAAYFSEIMRAGIQSIPRGQVHAGQALGMTYGQNMKLVVLPQAFRNMLPVLLTQTIILFQDTSLVYAIGAYDMLKGFEVAGKNFGRPIEAYLAAAVMYFVMCYALSWAVKQLHKKIAIIR; encoded by the coding sequence ATGAATCTGAATCTCGACTTTTCCTTCTACAACTGGGACCTGATCACCAACTTCGTGCTGAAGGGCCTGTACTTCAGTCTGATGTTGACCATCGTGGCCACCATCGGCGGCATCATCTTCGGCACCGTGCTCGCGCTCATGCGCCTGTCGGGCAAGAAGTGGCTCGACACGCCGGCCACCATTTATGTCAACGGCATGCGCAGCATCCCGCTGGTGATGGTGATCCTGTGGTTCTTCCTGCTGGTGCCGCTGCTGATCGGGCGGCCCATCGGCGCCGAGGTGTCGGCGGTGATCACCTTCATCGCTTTCGAGGCGGCCTACTTCAGTGAAATCATGCGAGCGGGTATCCAGTCGATCCCGCGCGGCCAGGTGCATGCAGGCCAGGCGCTGGGCATGACCTACGGCCAGAACATGAAGCTGGTGGTGCTGCCGCAGGCGTTTCGCAACATGCTGCCGGTGCTGCTCACGCAGACCATCATCCTGTTCCAGGACACCTCGCTGGTCTACGCCATCGGCGCTTACGACATGCTCAAAGGCTTTGAGGTCGCGGGCAAGAACTTCGGTCGCCCGATCGAGGCCTACCTCGCCGCCGCCGTGATGTATTTCGTCATGTGCTACGCACTGTCGTGGGCCGTCAAACAGCTGCACAAGAAGATCGCCATCATCCGTTGA
- a CDS encoding amino acid ABC transporter substrate-binding protein — protein sequence MKKHLLAWAVTALAASSALAQTGDTLAKIKASGSVSLGVRESSGLGYTLGNGKYVGFHTEMGEIVLSDIRKQLGMTAMEVKYQPVTSQNRIPLVQNGTVDLECGSTTNNATRQKDVSFAVTTYVEEVRIAVKANSGINGIKDLAGKSVATTTGTTSVQTLRKNERAGGIDFKEVYGKDHADSFLLLESGRADAFVMDGSILAANISKAKNPADFKIVGEVLSVEPIACMLRKDDPAFKKAVDDSIKRQIADGSLAKLYDKWFMQQIPPANVKIGLPLSDATKAAWAAPNDKPMEDYAKK from the coding sequence ATGAAGAAACACCTGCTCGCATGGGCCGTGACCGCACTGGCCGCCAGCAGCGCCCTGGCTCAAACCGGCGACACGCTGGCCAAGATCAAGGCGTCCGGCAGTGTGTCCCTCGGTGTGCGTGAGTCGTCCGGCCTGGGCTACACCTTGGGCAACGGCAAGTACGTCGGTTTCCACACCGAAATGGGCGAAATCGTCCTTTCCGACATCCGCAAGCAGCTGGGCATGACGGCGATGGAAGTGAAGTACCAGCCGGTCACCTCGCAAAACCGCATTCCCCTGGTGCAAAACGGCACGGTGGATCTGGAGTGCGGCTCCACCACCAACAACGCCACGCGCCAGAAAGACGTGTCGTTCGCCGTGACCACCTACGTGGAAGAAGTGCGCATCGCGGTGAAGGCCAACTCCGGCATCAACGGCATCAAGGACCTGGCCGGCAAGAGCGTGGCCACGACCACCGGCACCACCTCGGTGCAGACCCTGCGCAAGAACGAGCGCGCCGGTGGCATCGACTTCAAGGAGGTCTACGGCAAGGACCACGCCGACAGCTTCCTGCTGCTCGAGTCGGGCCGCGCCGATGCCTTCGTGATGGACGGCTCCATCCTGGCGGCCAACATCTCCAAGGCCAAGAACCCCGCCGACTTCAAGATCGTGGGTGAAGTGCTGTCGGTCGAGCCGATCGCCTGCATGCTGCGCAAGGACGATCCGGCGTTCAAGAAGGCCGTGGACGACAGCATCAAGCGCCAGATCGCCGACGGCTCGCTCGCCAAGCTCTACGACAAGTGGTTCATGCAGCAGATCCCGCCTGCCAACGTGAAGATCGGCCTGCCGCTCTCCGACGCCACCAAGGCGGCCTGGGCGGCACCGAACGACAAGCCGATGGAAGACTACGCCAAGAAGTAA